GTCTATACTTCGGAAGTTGAGGAGCCTTcatttaaatttggaaaatattGTGTAGAAAGCTTCAGAGTTTGGGCACTCCAAATTGTTTCCTGTTGTGTTGCAGCAATCTCCAATCAAATCTTCTGACATCAGTGAAGGCCGGACCTTTCTTTTCTTTGAAAAACATGCAGAGCTTGTAAGTACTAAAATGCtatagtatttcactcaaagttattatatatacagtttgtCTGTATATGTTATTATCTATACACAATTCTTCTACAAATGTGTCTACACAATGTGTCTACACGTTACTGTCCATATACTGTGTATTTCAGCGTTATTGCTTACATATGTGACTCATCGTCTTCTCTCAGCTTGCCGCTCTGAGATAATTTGATtcagaacaaaaatatttgtagaagtttaaatatttacaacttTGTGCTGCTTCAACGGTCAAAAAATTCTTTACTACTTCTCCGAGGCTCTCCAGCCGTAATAAAGATATGAAGGCTCAAGAATGTGTACAGTCACAAATCTCTTATCACCCGAGTATTCGCACTTCAAGTGAAACACCATTATTCTAGGGCAAAAGCAAACATTGATACAAGGTGTCTAACTGATAGTTGAAGCCGCTGGCATTTTGTCCAAATCATGTTGGAGTATTTTCTTTGTAAGCATTTCATAGGCGTTTATGAGCGTTATATACTGTCTTCACTTAGTAGAGTATCTTTACTTGTTCTAGGAACTTGGCGAGAAACAGCATCTCCTCCATAGATAATCAAACCTGGTCACAAGCCTCCGCCTCAGCCATTTCCAATCTGTACGTATCTAGCTTTTGTTTATCCCAACAATATTATAGCTTAACATACTGCGAGTGTACCTGTGAGTTGTCAGCTCTCTACAGCTCCTTGTAAATGGCTCAttcaatgacttacttgttgtTTCACATCAATCTGTTGAAACAAGCTCTGGCTTGTCATTATAgttcatatatatatgagtgAATCAAGGTGGCTGGACATAACTGTCATGTGTGTATTTggtttgaagttggaaatatgACACTCCAAAATAGAACTAGAATAGAACATGTTTGTTGCCACGCAATTTTTATTCTTTAGTTTATCTGTAGACCAGACCATTAGAAGGACACATGATCAATGAACTCAACCTAAAAGTGTTGTAATTAGTGAGATCTTCAACTCTGTAAAACTGTCTACTTGCAGCGACTTGTCAGAGAACAAACTAAGTGTTATCCAGTTGGGTAATTTTGTGGATGCGCGTAATTTAAAACAGCTCAACCTCTCCAGCAACAGGATAAGTCAGATAGAGGAGGCCTCCTTCATGCATCTCCGCACTCTTGAAACTTTGTGAGTTTTACAAATTTGGTTATACATGTTAAGTTGTGCAGTTGAAGATGTACAGTTAGTTTTAGCAGTTTTGGTGTTACTGCTTAATCTATATATGAACATTTGCTATAGGGACCTCTGCACCGGGTTCATATATTTATGATTTCGTGAAATCTGGCTATAAACCTGATAGACTAAAGGTGGAATAAACAAGGTTAGGTGAGAGGCTGACAGCCTATCTAGGTCGTTGTTATAGCTGTCGTGGGTGGAGCAACTCCTAATAGTCAAATCAATTTAGTTTTTGCGCCCATTAGCTTAAGTAACTCGGGTATTAGTTGGTGTGGTGGTTTGTCTGTTTCCATTCTATTGAGGAACGAAAACAAAATACATGGAGTTGGATGCACACTTGCGTTAAATTTGCTCATTTGTCTATCTTGAACCGCGCTGTTTTATAGGGATTTGAGGAACAATGAGCTTTCGGATAGTCTCCAGTCCCCAGCCAATGCAGTATTCAGTAGCCTTAGCAGTCTTGTCTCACTTCAACTCAGTGGTAACAAGCTTCAGTCTATTACTTCCAAGCTACTGCGGGGTCTCGAAGCCCTTCAGACACTCGAACTTGGGGAAAACCCAGTGGCAATGGTAGAGAGCTATGCTTTTAGCACCCTGCCCAGTCTCATCAGCCTGTGAGTACATGTCTATGCTCTCATCATTTCTATACACTTTGTCTTTTCCTAATTGattgaagaaaaaaattgtaCCAGCAACTTGAATCACATGAATACAAGAATGGTTGTACATCTAAAATGAATACACTTTTATCAGCTTATTCTTCAGACATCGACTCAATTAGATGCTAATGACTTTGACCACaactaattatttttcatttttgcaaGAACTAATCAGCTCCAGATCGTTGCATATTTCATTATTTGCCTATGAAGTATTACACAATTAGCAATTACTAACGTGTTTACAGCGATAAGCTTgtcatttaataaattaaatccTACCTAGGGAGATGGACACGAGCTCACTCGTATGTGATTGTAAAATCTCCTGGTTACCACCTTGGCTAGAGCAGAGAGGAATGAGTTCAACTGTGGAGGGACGGTGCGCCCACCCTCCTGCACTTGTAGGCCAGAGCATCTTTGAGATAGAACTCCAGCGTTTTGAGTGTCCAAGTTAGTATTTTACAATACTATGTTCAGTAAAGCAGTTTTATCATCGGTGTTCGCtctggttttaaaaataatataatattaaaataaagccGCTGTTCACGTGAGATAATGtgtcatggattacataatAATCGATGACTATTGCAGAAAGCAGTTGTTAGCTTAAAAAGGCTAATTTAACTCCAGGTGGCCTGCCAAGTAGAGTGAGAGTTACGTAAGCAGTCTTCCTATGAGCAGCTCACCAATTCTCATTTCTAACAAACATAGCAGTAAGGCTAAGTAGCGGGTAGGAATATATGTGTATAAGCACAAAATATTCACCCGCTACCTCTTACTGGCAGCCGCTGCCTCTCACTGGCAGCCGCTGTGTACACTGAGCAGTAGTGCTAGATCACTTCCTACGACTTGGTTTCAGCATTTATCTCCAGAAATGTTTGTTTATCACCCACTCTGCAGTTAGTAGCCATTCAAGCTTCAAATAATCATTGATCTTTGAATTGTGTGTTTCAGAAGGTGAGATGCCGGTGACACCCTTTATCACACGAGAGATGCAGGCTGCTAATGCTTTGAGGGGCTCAAATGTTACCTTAACGTGCATAGCAACAGCGAGCAGGCAGTCCGAGTTGACTGTCGAGTGGAGAAAAGATAGCAAGGTATGAATGACTGACAGCGAACCCAACTGTTTGTCCGTCCATCTTACTTTAGCTATGGTTGGTGAAGCTGTGCTCTCCTTTCTGATCTGGGCCCATGGCATTTCCTTGAATACCATATTTGGTCGTAGCGTACTAGTAGTATGTATGTTAGTAGTGCTACTATGTTATGCAATGCACTAATCTAGTAAGCAATTCAGTGCAGATAGCTTGTTAATCTCATTTATCTAATCATATTTTGATACATAACTTCGATAGAGCATTTCTGTGATCGTTGCAAAGCTTGATAACtctattttttttgtaaatttcaatCACTAATTGCTTAGCAGGCTACTAACATGATCCAAACATTTTGCCCAACGTTTCAGCATTTTTCCATTCTTCTCTAGGTTATTCCAGATTCAGCCGGGCTGATCCAAACGGAGATGAGCACATCAGATGACAGGGTGGGTGTAGCTCTTTACACAACCTACCTGAGGCTCATTAATGTGACAGAAGAGGCCGAAGGAGCTTATCAATGCGGCTTCCAAAATGAATTTGGCCAAGATTACTCAAGCAATGTTCCGTTGCAGGTGTTAGGTATGCATAGTTATTATAGCGGACACATCATTCCTCCACACTCCTTTTTGTCTGTGCGTTTACTCTTTTGAGATTCATCCTTCACCTGACAGTGTAATGAGCAACCATCTCTAAGTGTACAAAGTCCTTATTGTTAGCTCATCTCAACTCACTGGCTAATTACACTGATTTGATTATTTGAGTTGAGGCTGTTTTGGTGCTTCCCTTTGGTCATATCGTGCTGATTCATTCTCACGCCTTCACTGCCAGCAATACTTGCATACATTTTTTCTCTCATTATACAAAAGTTAAAATTGCTGGCACTTCATACTCTCCAATATGATAATGagttgtttaaaattaaaaactaacagGCAGAATTCAAAACTAACTATCAGGCATTTTCAATTGTAGTTGTATAAATTGTGCAGGTAAAGCTCTCAAAAAGATTCACATAAAGCTTGTGACCTTCCATCAAATTTAATCTTGTCTCATTCCAGTTGGTTGTTTTCCTACCAGCTTTTCACCACCTGCGTGCAGGCATGAAATTGACGTCAGAACTATTCATTTTTGATGCTGCAATCAATTTTCACACCTCTGTAATGTATTCTAGCATTCGCTATCAATTACCTCAACCGACTTCAATTAATATAAGTCTGAATATTTTGTCATGTTGAGGCTTTCTAATAGATTGATTCCTTTAACATACCTGCTGCATACTCGCTTCATTTTCACTCGCTTGGTTGGCTGCTTTTCTTTGCTTATTAGAGTTATCTCTTCTTTAGTGTTTCCGTCATTCACTAACAAACCAAGAAATGTAACCGTGAAAACTGGACAGAGCGCCAAACTTCTATGCGAAGCCACAGGCTATCCGCAACCCTTCCTCTCGTGGAGCAAGGATGGAGGCAAGAATTTTCCTGCTGCTCGGGACAGACGTTTTCTAGTGAATCCTGGCAACTTGAATGAATTCATTATTAAGGATGTGCAGTGGGCTGACAGAGGAGACTATTTCTGCAATGCTACAAACAGTGCTGGTAGCATTATAAGCAATGCAACCGTCAACGTACTCGGTGAGTGACCTCTCTATTTTGCATCTACCAATACAGAAATTGCTAGCGACAAATGTCAAGGTTGTCACACCCAACCTTTTAGCTGCTCAtctaatatatttactaataattCTCTACATCGCTATGGTTTTATTTTGAAACTCTGTAGAAATTATTCTGTTTATGTGATGAAAAAGACGCTTTAATTTTTATCTACTACTAAAACAACGCATTCATCGAATATAAGTTGCAAATACAGAAAATGCTTTTATTGGAACGCCTCCTGTTCATTTCACTCATAAACGCTGTCACGCTGGTCCCATATAATGAGTTGCCTTCTTTTAGGAGTGCGCTGCCTTCTTTTAGGAGTTCGCTATATCATTTCAATGATTATTTAAATAATCCTGTTCAGAGTTGAGATTCTTTTTCCAAAAAGAatacagaaaattttattttgtgatAGTAACCTaatttataccaaataatttatattgtgaGTGCAGTCTTGCTGATTTGTATTGATGTAGTGCCAAAATCTATATCTGTTTCTTGTGTCCTTTTAGCAGCGTATATTCGAAAGCAAATAATGTTATTTGCAGAGACACCAATGACTGCAACATTTACTAGCTCTTGTTGTGCAACGCATTTGCTCTAGGTCATTGTGCTAATTATGTGTTGGTATACTTTGGCAGTTCCTCCAATGTTTACTGAAGATATCACTTGCACCAACACAGAGGCTGGAACCTACCTGCTCAAATGTCAGGCTGATGGCAACCCGAGGACACCGATAATCTGGTATAAAGATGGCAAATTGATACAGGTAGGctgtttaaaaatgtttgtgaCAGCTATGCACACACTGACATCCAGGGATTTGTAGGGCTTGATCCGGTTCATTGGGAGTTTCAGGGGTGAAAATAGCAAGAATGGTATAATTAGGACCCAAATTTAGTTTGGGATTTATTTCATGTATTCATTTTATTGAACTAGTACACTCTTAAATAATTGTTTCTGGTTAGCTTTAGATCTTTTTATACAACGTTTTAGTTATTCATCTCCAAAAAATACCTATCATGCTTTTTACCCTTCACTATGCAACTTTCGGTAGGTATGATTTTGTTTCTCTACTGCGCAGACATTAGTCATACATCAATTTAGCTCATGCGCTCATTCTGTTCATTATTGGCAACAGTCAAATCTTATATTCAACTGTATTTATTGGGAGTTGTATTGATTCTTCATAAGTGTGATGGGTGGTGTGACGGGTGCCTGACCAACCAACCGACTTGGTACCGCGCTATAATATATGCCGAGATGGTAGATCTTGGTCTGAGATGTGTGAGATTATAGGAAACAGGTGACTGCTGTAGCGACACGACACGCAGGTGTGAGACCTAATCTCACCTTTAGGAATGTTAATAAACTTGCACTGCTTGTTGAAGTCTTGTCGGATTAGGATTCCTGTCTGTTCGTAACTTGCTTCTGTGTGATAAATGATTTAGGCAACCCTCGGTCATTGAACACCCCTCATAGGCGATAACTTCCTAGTCATTATTTTTTAGGCCAGTGAGAAATACATATTCTCCGTGTCTTTTAACAACCTCTTCATCATTGACGCAACTCCGGAAGATTCTGGAAAGTACATGTGTTCAGCTAAAAACCTCTTAGGACAAGTTACACAGATGTGTGAGATTAACGTTGAAGACTCATCTGCCATGGTAAAAGTTTCTGAATATAACTCGACATATTTTTTTGGTATTGATGTATTTCATTAAAACGTATAAAGCATATTAATGTCTCCACAGATTTGAACATGTCTCTTATTTTTTTTGTAGCAGTCAACTGAGAATTCGATAGCATCGGTGAAGAAGACGACAATGCTTGATCAGAAAACAATCACTGGTTTGATAGTTATAGCGGTGGTGTGCTGTGTGGTGGGTACCTCTCTCGTCTGGGTTGTTATTATACACCAAACAAGACGTCGCCAGAACCGTAATAAGACCACAAATACAGGTGGCACAACTGACCCACTCAACTCACTCGCAAATGGTAGTAACTCCGCTTACAAAATGGCGGACAACCTGAGCAACACCAGTGGCAGCAGTAACACGAAAACTGACAGCTTCCTAGGTATGGTAGACTCATTCCTTTTGGCATGCTATTTGCTCTAGCTCGGTTCCAGTGTTAGCAACCAACTTACTGCTTAAAGTTTGTATAATAGTGGCGaaatctacatattttgcaaacAACTTTAATAAAGATAATTTTCTCGTGAAACAATTTAGATTGTTAAACACACCTGTACACAAGCGGAAATGTGTTTCGATGACAGACACAAAATTTTGCCATTGGAGTTATTTATCTAACTGACTGTTCGCTTAACTGAATTACAAATTCCACACATTGACCATTACTATCACATCAGTTTCTGTTTGAGGAGTTTTAAAAAATCACCAGATAATCTAATATTCTAATAATCCAACCATGTATTAATACTCTTATATCGCTCTTAACACTCTTATATCGCTATTATTTTGTTAAGTCGTCTGACTCTTTGCATAcaaattatttacaaatttgGTGCAAAGTTTAATAGTAattgaatttttgtttcatattcatCAAATTTATTAACCTGTTAGAAAAGCTGTACACGCAAAACCTCAAATTTTAGCTTACTGGCAATATGACAATGGCAGGAGTTTTCATATTCAACTGttcatgtatatgtaaagtattCTACACTCGGCAATTTAAATGCT
Above is a window of Watersipora subatra chromosome 3, tzWatSuba1.1, whole genome shotgun sequence DNA encoding:
- the LOC137392049 gene encoding leucine-rich repeats and immunoglobulin-like domains protein 2 isoform X2, with the translated sequence MNVGIHIVWISAWLILGHLPRFSYSQGLCRTLNNGFTDCSNKELTYVPRNLPATTRTLRLSRNRLTRIEAGDFPIVMPELEELDLTENAIRNLDTQTFCQKLPNLQVLRLSRNKLTVLPDLSNCQYLRELHWDLSRNRLTEIGYVYFGGLKKLKVLSLERNRLSSLRDGAFYQCISLESLNLQSNLLTSVKAGPFFSLKNMQSLNLARNSISSIDNQTWSQASASAISNLDLSENKLSVIQLGNFVDARNLKQLNLSSNRISQIEEASFMHLRTLETLDLRNNELSDSLQSPANAVFSSLSSLVSLQLSGNKLQSITSKLLRGLEALQTLELGENPVAMVESYAFSTLPSLISLEMDTSSLVCDCKISWLPPWLEQRGMSSTVEGRCAHPPALVGQSIFEIELQRFECPKGEMPVTPFITREMQAANALRGSNVTLTCIATASRQSELTVEWRKDSKVIPDSAGLIQTEMSTSDDRVGVALYTTYLRLINVTEEAEGAYQCGFQNEFGQDYSSNVPLQVLVFPSFTNKPRNVTVKTGQSAKLLCEATGYPQPFLSWSKDGGKNFPAARDRRFLVNPGNLNEFIIKDVQWADRGDYFCNATNSAGSIISNATVNVLVPPMFTEDITCTNTEAGTYLLKCQADGNPRTPIIWYKDGKLIQASEKYIFSVSFNNLFIIDATPEDSGKYMCSAKNLLGQVTQMCEINVEDSSAMQSTENSIASVKKTTMLDQKTITGLIVIAVVCCVVGTSLVWVVIIHQTRRRQNRNKTTNTGGTTDPLNSLANGSNSAYKMADNLSNTSGSSNTKTDSFLEYQSSRESPSAFYKVAGRFPTMDSELAAAMEPLNPSQQSADSLSSEVHPHPYSHHTVGASGYARRISPEYYAGEKAHPFSTFQPSKQTHRLQQTDSGRPIKASQSISAEYIPYIDKRMPPPDLAHVLHQLRAPTQPPQAVVNPVRAHKPAAATSLKHLAYEEPGYMNLPRSAVTPSASKSSAGQYSDYMNVEPRDIHIYQNTSILSIHPSDTTCSQMSPSQADPPSPSADSTEKETQAGASELPETFVAATTSNPDSSFMRAGRISKSSLLNGSSLTPLTNQTCSPVSLTSDGCRSCHSNYANQSNFKTPADTNKADDTKTTSDLTNVIADTRADMANMSKLSDDSASRVSLPRRREALADSSFVEKYGLTFADASKS